In one window of Brassica rapa cultivar Chiifu-401-42 chromosome A07, CAAS_Brap_v3.01, whole genome shotgun sequence DNA:
- the LOC103832150 gene encoding PH, RCC1 and FYVE domains-containing protein 1, with amino-acid sequence MADLVSYSNAPPDHNVEQALITLKKGSQLLKYGRKGKPKFYPFRLSSDEKSLIWISSSGEKRLKLASVSKIVPGQRTAVFQRYLRPEKDYLSFSLLYNGKKKSLDLICKDKVEAEAWIGGLRALISAGQGGRSKIDGWNGGNISVDASRDLTSSSQSSSSATTSHSHSSPGTPFSFDPIASPKSEVPSTDSEKSHVLLDTKAMQTKVSGSDGFRVSVSSAQSSSSHGSGADDADALGDVYIWGEVIISDNAVTTTRTDVLVPKPLESNIVLDVHQIACGVRHAAFVTRQGEIFTWGEESGGRLGHGMGKDVFNPRLVDSLATNFDFVSCGEFHTCAVTLSGELYTWGDATHSVGLLGHGSDISHWIPKRIAGPLEGLHVASVACGPWHTALVTSHGRLFTFGDGTFGVLGHGERETVRSPREVESLSGLRTIAVSCGVWHTAAVVEIIVAPQSNASSGKLFTWGDGDKNRLGHGDKDARLKPTCVPSLIDYNFHRVACGHSLTVGLTTSGQVFTMGSTVYGQLGSLQTDGKVPCLVEDKLASEFVEEISCGAYHVAVLTSRNEVYTWGKGANGRLGHGDLEDRKVPTLVEGLKDRHVKYIACGSSYTAAICLHKWVSGAEQSQCSACRLAFGFTRKRHNCYNCGLVHCHSCSSKKAFGAALAPSAGRLYRVCDVCYVKLSKVSDTSRRNSVVPRLSGENKDRLDKSEIRLAKFGASNVDLIKQLDSKAAKQGKKSSDNFRNSQLPSLLQLKDVVQSRSNAPKLVQAPSGISSRSVSPFSRRSSPPPRSATPLPSTSGIYFPVGMADNMKKTNEILNQEIIKLRTQVDSLTQKCELQEVELKNSVKKTQEALALAEEESAKSRAAKEAIKSLIAQLKEVAEKLPPGESIKLACLQNGFNFPEENGFLHSRSESMTSSVSSVAPSDFAFANASSRSSLQSPNHTPRAFERNNGYPADPRLSSSGSVISERHEPFQFQNDNGSSHTGAVDSTNDVEAEWIEQYEPGVYITLVALHDGTRELRRVRFSRRRFGEHQAETWWSENREKVYEKYNVRVSEKPTASPTHRDRDHEEEDVAQ; translated from the exons ATGGCAGATCTTGTGTCCTATAGTAATGCTCCTCCTGACCACAACGTTGAACAA GCATTGATTACATTGAAGAAGGGCTCTCAGCTTTTGAAGTATGGTCGCAAAGGAAAGCCGAAGTTTTATCCTTTTAGACTCTCTAGT GATGAAAAGTCTCTGATCTGGATATCGAGCAGCGGCGAAAAGCGGCTTAAGTTAGCTTCTGTATCTAAAATTGTACCTGGGCAAAGAACT gCTGTTTTCCAGCGTTACCTTCGCCCAGAGAAAGATTACTTATCATTTTCTCTCTTATACAACGGAAAAAAGAAGTCTCTTGACTTG ATTTGTAAGGACAAGGTTGAGGCTGAAGCTTGGATTGGAGGTCTTAGAGCATTGATATCTGCAGGGCAAGGCGGACGGTCAAAGATTGATGGCTGGAATGGCGGAAACATCTCAGTTGAT GCCAGCAGAGACTTGACATCGAGCAGTCAAAGCAGCAGCTCCGCGACCACTTCACATAGCCACAGCTCTCCTGGGACTCCCTTTAGTTTCGATCCAATCGCTTCTCCCAAGAGCGAGGTACCTTCAACCGATTCAGAGAAGTCACATGTTTTACTAGACACCAAAGCCATGCAAACAAAGGTATCCGGTTCAGACGGGTTCCGAGTCAGCGTCTCCAGCGCCCAGAGCAGTTCCAGCCACGGCTCCGGGGCAGACGACGCAGACGCGCTAGGTGACGTGTACATCTGGGGCGAGGTCATTATCTCTGACAATGCCGTGACCACCACGAGAACAGACGTCCTTGTCCCTAAGCCGTTGGAGTCAAACATCGTCCTCGACGTTCACCAGATTGCTTGCGGCGTACGGCACGCCGCGTTTGTGACGAGGCAGGGAGAGATTTTCACTTGGGGGGAAGAGTCAGGAGGGAGGCTAGGCCACGGGATGGGGAAAGACGTTTTCAACCCTCGTCTCGTTGACTCCCTCGCAACTAACTTTGACTTTGTTTCCTGCGGAGAGTTCCACACGTGCGCCGTGACTCTCTCGGGAGAGCTTTACACGTGGGGAGACGCCACGCACAGCGTCGGCCTTCTAGGGCACGGATCGGATATCAGCCACTGGATACCGAAGCGAATCGCTGGACCTCTCGAAGGGCTCCACGTGGCGTCGGTGGCGTGCGGGCCCTGGCACACGGCTCTGGTGACGTCTCACGGGAGGCTTTTCACGTTTGGGGACGGGACGTTTGGGGTGTTGGGGCATGGCGAGAGGGAGACGGTTAGGTCTCCGAGGGAGGTTGAGTCTTTGTCAGGGCTGAGAACGATTGCGGTTTCGTGCGGGGTGTGGCACACGGCGGCTGTGGTTGAGATCATCGTCGCGCCGCAGTCGAACGCTAGCTCAGGGAAGCTGTTCACGTGGGGGGACGGGGATAAAAACCGTCTCGGGCACGGTGATAAGGACGCACGTCTTAAACCGACGTGCGTCCCTTCACTTATTGACTACAACTTCCACAGAGTCGCGTGCGGGCACAGCTTAACAGTCGGGTTGACTACTTCTGGACAGGTGTTCACGATGGGGAGTACAGTCTACGGCCAGCTCGGGAGCTTGCAGACGGACGGGAAGGTGCCGTGTTTGGTGGAGGACAAACTCGCGAGCGAGTTTGTCGAGGAGATCTCTTGCGGTGCGTATCACGTGGCGGTGCTGACGTCTAGAAACGAAGTGTACACGTGGGGGAAAGGAGCTAACGGGAGGTTAGGGCACGGCGATTTGGAGGATCGAAAAGTGCCGACTCTAGTGGAAGGTTTGAAGGATAGGCACGTTAAGTACATTGCTTGCGGGTCAAGCTACACCGCGGCGATTTGTCTGCATAAATGGGTGTCTGGCGCTGAGCAGTCTCAGTGCTCAGCGTGTAGGCTAGCGTTTGGCTTCACGAGGAAGAGGCATAACTGTTATAATTGCGGACTTGTTCATTGTCATTCGTGCAGCTCCAAGAAGGCGTTCGGAGCTGCGTTGGCTCCGAGCGCTGGGAGGCTGTACCGTGTCTGCGACGTTTGTTATGTTAAGCTGAGTAAAGTTTCGGATACGAGTAGAAGGAACAGCGTCGTGCCGCGTCTCTCGGGGGAGAATAAGGATAGATTGGATAAATCTGAGATAAGATTGGCGAAGTTTGGTGCGTCTAATGTGGATTTGATCAAGCAGTTGGATAGCAAAGCTGCTAAACAAGGGAAGAAGAGTAGTGATAACTTTCGCAACTCTCAGCTGCCTTCTCTGTTGCAGCTGAAAGATGTGGTGCAGTCAAGGTCTAATGCTCCAAAGCTGGTTCAGGCTCCGTCAGGTATTAGCTCCAGGTCGGTGTCGCCTTTCTCCAGGAGGTCTAGTCCTCCTCCACGGTCTGCTACTCCTTTGCCTTCGACTTCTGGAATCTATTTCCCTGTGGGGATGGCGGATAATATGAAGAAAACTAATGAGATTCTGAATCAGGAGATTATTAAGTTACGAACACAG GTTGACAGTTTGACTCAAAAGTGTGAGCTTCAAGAAGTAGAGCTCAAGAACTCGGTTAAGAAGACTCAGGAAGCCTTAGCGTTGGCAGAGGAGGAGTCTGCTAAGTCGAGAGCTGCTAAGGAGGCAATAAAGTCACTCATAGCTCAG CTTAAGGAAGTAGCTGAGAAGTTGCCTCCTGGTGAGAGCATCAAACTGGCCTGCCTTCAAAACGGTTTCAATTTCCCTGAAGAAAACGGTTTCCTTCATTCAAGATCAGAGTCCATGACTTCCTCTGTATCTTCAGTTGCTCCTTCCGACTTCGCCTTTGCGAATGCATCTTCTCGGTCCAGTCTCCAATCGCCAAACCACACTCCTAGAGCCTTCGAAAGAAACAATGGTTATCCAGCAGACCCGCGGCTTAGCAGCAGCGGGTCAGTAATCAGCGAGAGACACGAGCCTTTCCAGTTCCAAAACGACAATGGTTCGAGCCACACAGGGGCTGTGGACAGTACTAATGATGTAGAAGCAGAGTGGATCGAACAGTATGAGCCTGGCGTGTATATAACCCTTGTGGCACTCCATGATGGAACTAGAGAGCTAAGAAGAGTCCGCTTCAG CCGGAGAAGATTCGGTGAACATCAAGCAGAGACATGGTGGTCGGAGAATCGAGAAAAAGTGTATGAGAAATATAATGTGAGAGTGTCTGAAAAACCAACAGCTTCTCCAACGCATAGAGACCGAGaccatgaagaagaagatgttgcTCAGTAG
- the LOC108869030 gene encoding collagen alpha-1(III) chain has protein sequence MAPYPILSKAPFGTPSAGGGSVGFNAPTGPGYRSGDTAPGGSSGINGPNGPGYRSGGPGGYKSGDTSAGYRNGSPPGKRVGGGDPGAAIVVFPKKPVPTPVPAECKPIAGCVTKHIAGGNPTVPQYHGPCCRKLTGYPIPTYGGPPYSPVPTRCFNPPYCRP, from the exons ATGGCACCATATCCAATTTTGAGCAAAGCCCCTTTCGGCACTCCTTCTGCCGGTGGCGGCTCTGTTGGGTTTAACGCCCCTACTGGCCCCGGCTATAGGAGTGGGGATACCGCCCCCGGCGGCTCTAGTGGGATTAACGGCCCTAATGGCCCCGGCTATAGGAGTGGGGGTCCCGGCGGCTATAAGAGTGGCGATACTAGCGCTGGCTATAGAAATGGATCTCCACCCGGTAAGCGAGTAGGTGGAGGCGACCCTGGTGCGGCTATCGTTGTGTTCCCAAAGAAACCTGTACCAACGCCAGTACCAGCAGAATGCAAACCAATTGCAGGATGCGTCACTAAGCATATAGCCGGAGGCAACCCCACGGTGCCTCAATACCATGGACCATGTT GTCGGAAATTAACTGGTTATCCGATTCCGACGTACGGAGGTCCCCCGTACTCTCCTGTTCCTACGAGATGTTTCAACCCACCTTATTGTCGTCCATGA